A section of the Saccharopolyspora gregorii genome encodes:
- the glpK gene encoding glycerol kinase GlpK, with product MASYVAAIDQGTTSTRCMIFDHGGRVVAVDQVEHRQIFPKAGWVEHDPEEIWSNTRQVCAGALAKADLVTSEIAAVGITNQRETTVVWDKTTGKPVYNAIVWQDTRTDAIVGELAEEGGQNRFHAKTGLTLSPYFSGTKIRWILDNVDGVRARAEKGELLFGNMDTWVLWNSTGGPDGGLHVTDPTNASRTLLMDLEKLEWDEDICRQIGVPTSMLPEIRSSSEVYGHFRERGVFGGLPIAGILGDQQAATFGQACLSPGEAKNTYGTGNFLLLNTGTEPVLSDNGLLTTVGYKIGSKDTVYCLEGSIAVTGSLVQWLRDNLGLIGSAPEIEQIARSVEDNGGAYFVPAFSGLFAPHWRSDARGAIVGLTRFVNRGHLARAVLEATAFQTREVIEAMNADSGVPLKSLKVDGGMVGNELLMQFQADILGVPVIRPVVSETTALGAAYAAGLAVGFWAGEDDIRSNWAKDKQWDPVMPEERRAHEYGQWQKAVTKTFDWA from the coding sequence ATGGCCTCCTACGTCGCCGCGATCGACCAGGGCACCACCTCCACCCGCTGCATGATCTTCGACCACGGCGGGCGCGTCGTGGCCGTCGACCAGGTCGAGCACCGGCAGATCTTCCCCAAGGCGGGCTGGGTGGAGCACGACCCGGAGGAGATCTGGAGCAACACCCGCCAGGTGTGCGCGGGGGCGCTCGCCAAGGCCGACCTGGTGACCTCCGAGATCGCCGCCGTCGGCATCACCAACCAGCGCGAGACGACCGTCGTGTGGGACAAGACCACCGGCAAGCCCGTCTACAACGCCATCGTCTGGCAGGACACCCGCACCGACGCCATCGTCGGCGAGCTCGCCGAGGAAGGCGGGCAGAACCGGTTCCACGCCAAGACCGGCCTCACCCTCTCGCCGTACTTCTCCGGCACCAAGATCCGCTGGATCCTGGACAACGTGGACGGGGTCCGCGCCCGCGCCGAGAAGGGCGAGCTGCTGTTCGGCAACATGGACACCTGGGTGCTGTGGAACAGCACCGGCGGCCCCGACGGCGGCCTGCACGTCACCGACCCCACCAACGCCTCCCGGACCCTGCTGATGGACCTGGAGAAGCTGGAGTGGGACGAGGACATCTGCCGCCAGATCGGCGTCCCCACCTCGATGCTGCCGGAGATCCGCTCCTCCTCCGAGGTCTACGGGCACTTCCGCGAGCGCGGCGTGTTCGGCGGACTCCCCATCGCGGGCATCCTCGGCGACCAGCAGGCCGCCACCTTCGGCCAGGCCTGCCTGTCGCCCGGTGAAGCCAAGAACACCTACGGGACCGGCAACTTCCTGCTGCTCAACACCGGGACCGAGCCCGTGCTGAGCGACAACGGGCTGCTCACCACCGTCGGGTACAAGATCGGCTCGAAGGACACGGTGTACTGCCTGGAAGGCTCCATCGCGGTCACCGGCTCGCTGGTGCAGTGGCTGCGGGACAACCTCGGGCTGATCGGCAGCGCCCCGGAGATCGAGCAGATCGCGCGCAGCGTCGAGGACAACGGCGGCGCCTACTTCGTGCCCGCCTTCTCCGGGCTGTTCGCCCCGCACTGGCGGTCCGACGCGCGCGGCGCCATCGTCGGGCTCACCCGCTTCGTCAACCGCGGCCACCTCGCCCGCGCCGTGCTCGAAGCCACCGCCTTCCAGACCCGCGAGGTCATCGAGGCCATGAACGCCGACTCCGGCGTCCCGCTGAAGTCGCTGAAGGTCGACGGCGGCATGGTCGGCAACGAACTGCTCATGCAGTTCCAGGCCGACATCCTCGGCGTCCCGGTGATCCGGCCGGTCGTCAGCGAGACCACCGCGCTCGGCGCCGCCTACGCCGCCGGGCTCGCCGTCGGATTCTGGGCCGGGGAGGACGACATCCGCTCCAACTGGGCCAAAGACAAGCAGTGGGACCCGGTCATGCCGGAGGAGCGGCGGGCGCACGAGTACGGCCAGTGGCAGAAGGCGGTCACCAAGACCTTCGACTGGGCGTGA